One window of Gloeothece citriformis PCC 7424 genomic DNA carries:
- the tnpA gene encoding IS200/IS605 family transposase, producing the protein MGDFKTNKNIVYCCKYHVVWVTKYRRSVLTEEIQQRLKELLLQIAQTISVEIVEMEIGECNHVHLLLSLDPQFGVHKAVKRFKGATSRYLRQEFPILKKRLPTLWTNSYFVATVGGAPLEVVKKYIENQKNV; encoded by the coding sequence ATGGGAGACTTTAAAACTAATAAAAATATAGTTTATTGTTGTAAATATCATGTGGTATGGGTAACCAAGTATCGACGTTCTGTTTTAACCGAAGAAATACAACAGAGACTTAAAGAATTATTACTGCAAATAGCCCAGACAATTAGTGTAGAAATAGTAGAAATGGAGATTGGAGAGTGTAATCATGTCCATTTACTCCTATCACTAGACCCGCAATTTGGAGTTCATAAAGCTGTTAAAAGATTTAAAGGAGCAACTTCTCGATATCTTAGACAGGAATTTCCTATTCTTAAAAAAAGACTGCCTACTTTATGGACTAATAGTTATTTTGTGGCTACAGTAGGAGGCGCACCATTAGAAGTGGTTAAAAAGTATATCGAGAATCAGAAAAATGTTTAA
- a CDS encoding sulfite exporter TauE/SafE family protein translates to MHIYLSAFLLSVLGLSSGLMAGLLGIGGGMVIVPGLFFIFQLMGIPHNLLMHLAMGTSMCVMICTATASTWTHQLKGDIRWDFLLKILPGIFLGLMIGSSASQHLSTRLLECIFGFFLLFVSVKILLKGKLTTQKQSQSPKLSFINLMGTIIGLKSGLLGIGGGAISIPFLIYCGLPMTEVAGTSASFSLPISILGTFSLGIFATTESNFPLSIGYIYWPAVLMIAPFTMFGASIGTKLSHLIPAETMRFIFAWFLLFVSMRMLLP, encoded by the coding sequence ATGCACATTTACTTATCGGCATTTCTACTGAGTGTGTTAGGATTGTCGTCTGGCTTAATGGCTGGATTGTTAGGAATAGGTGGCGGGATGGTGATTGTCCCCGGCTTATTTTTCATTTTTCAATTGATGGGAATTCCTCATAATTTATTGATGCACTTGGCTATGGGAACGTCTATGTGTGTGATGATTTGTACCGCAACTGCTTCAACTTGGACGCATCAATTAAAAGGGGATATTCGATGGGATTTTTTATTAAAAATTCTGCCGGGGATCTTTTTAGGACTTATGATAGGCTCTTCTGCCAGTCAACACTTATCAACTCGCTTATTAGAGTGTATTTTTGGATTTTTTTTACTGTTTGTTTCTGTTAAAATTCTTCTCAAAGGTAAACTCACTACTCAAAAACAGTCCCAATCCCCTAAACTCTCTTTTATTAATTTAATGGGGACAATCATTGGTTTAAAATCAGGATTGTTAGGTATTGGAGGAGGAGCAATTAGTATTCCTTTTTTAATTTACTGTGGTTTACCGATGACAGAAGTGGCCGGAACTTCTGCCTCTTTTTCTTTACCTATTTCTATTTTAGGAACTTTTTCTCTGGGAATTTTTGCGACTACTGAGAGCAATTTTCCTCTCTCAATTGGATATATTTATTGGCCGGCTGTTTTAATGATCGCTCCTTTTACTATGTTTGGAGCTTCTATCGGAACAAAACTTTCTCATCTCATTCCGGCGGAAACGATGCGGTTTATTTTTGCTTGGTTTCTTCTGTTCGTTAGTATGAGAATGTTACTTCCTTAA
- a CDS encoding YlqD family protein, producing MEETNTSLLLKRPVILKVIVTQQWKEEVHQQLETQVRQLDAQMQQLDMQGQQAIAEIQKQSIIPPPPQVSQQIQGIQNQVNQKKSEMLERKNQALQQLQQIQVLELGQEVVQAQLESFFRVEKGDNLVQKMNVEIVMRDGIVEDIRGDL from the coding sequence ATGGAAGAAACAAACACCAGCTTACTGCTAAAACGGCCAGTCATCCTGAAAGTCATTGTTACTCAGCAATGGAAAGAGGAAGTTCACCAACAACTCGAAACCCAAGTGCGCCAACTTGATGCTCAAATGCAACAATTAGATATGCAGGGACAACAAGCGATCGCCGAAATTCAAAAACAAAGTATTATTCCGCCGCCGCCGCAAGTCTCACAGCAAATACAAGGTATTCAAAACCAAGTCAACCAGAAAAAAAGTGAGATGTTAGAACGAAAAAATCAAGCACTTCAGCAACTTCAACAAATCCAAGTTTTAGAATTAGGACAAGAAGTTGTTCAAGCACAATTAGAAAGCTTTTTCCGGGTTGAAAAAGGAGATAACTTGGTTCAAAAAATGAATGTAGAAATTGTTATGCGCGATGGAATAGTCGAAGACATTCGAGGAGATCTATAA
- a CDS encoding RNA-guided endonuclease InsQ/TnpB family protein, producing the protein MSNYIVRKLKLEKTPQLDHLARAAGELYSRTVVSFWRTVRKKNIWLSGYTMERWHTSSSLHAHSSDAIVQCFYNSLKSWRIRRKTDPHSKPPRRRRWYFKVIWKSAAIKLKGGKLRLSNGQSNSPLIVDWYWEKPSIIELGWNKASQCYELRACYKEEIAQPINDGNVAAVDLGEIHPMVIADGVNTDIFNGRYLRSVRRYQNKLKVRLSKLIDRKKFRSKRRKRSIKSKQKQLAKLNNQIKDIEHKLTSRAVSMLKLRGIQTLVIGDVRDIRNGLDYGKKNNQKLHQWSFGSIRIHLEYKCKKAGIKTVLITEEYTSQECLNCRKRNKPKNRNYRCSCSFEFHRDGVGSNNIRAKYLGIVPVVGLMARPSGLRFHSHIQCNLTDNILLGNPRDSIAGE; encoded by the coding sequence ATGTCTAATTACATAGTTCGTAAACTTAAATTAGAAAAAACTCCACAGCTAGATCACTTAGCTCGTGCGGCAGGAGAGTTATACTCGCGTACCGTCGTTAGTTTTTGGCGCACTGTCCGCAAAAAAAACATCTGGTTGTCTGGTTATACTATGGAGCGATGGCATACTTCTTCATCGCTTCATGCACACAGTTCAGACGCGATAGTACAATGTTTTTATAATTCTTTAAAATCATGGAGAATCAGACGAAAAACAGACCCCCACAGCAAACCCCCAAGACGGAGGCGCTGGTATTTTAAAGTCATTTGGAAATCGGCAGCTATTAAATTAAAAGGCGGTAAATTAAGACTGTCTAATGGACAGAGTAATTCCCCATTAATTGTCGATTGGTATTGGGAAAAACCGTCTATTATCGAATTAGGGTGGAATAAAGCGTCTCAATGTTACGAGTTAAGAGCTTGTTACAAAGAAGAAATTGCTCAACCTATTAATGATGGCAATGTAGCAGCAGTTGATTTGGGTGAAATTCACCCGATGGTAATAGCAGACGGAGTTAACACTGATATATTTAATGGTCGATACTTACGCTCTGTTCGTCGATACCAAAACAAGTTAAAAGTCCGGTTATCTAAACTGATTGATAGAAAAAAATTCAGGAGTAAACGAAGGAAAAGATCAATTAAATCTAAGCAAAAACAACTGGCCAAGCTTAATAATCAAATTAAAGATATCGAACATAAACTAACCAGTCGCGCTGTTTCAATGCTAAAACTAAGAGGCATTCAAACACTGGTTATTGGAGATGTGCGAGATATTAGAAATGGGTTAGACTACGGCAAGAAAAATAATCAAAAACTGCATCAATGGAGTTTTGGCTCTATTAGAATTCATCTTGAGTATAAGTGTAAAAAAGCTGGGATTAAAACAGTTTTAATAACAGAAGAATATACTTCTCAAGAATGTTTAAACTGCCGTAAACGAAATAAACCTAAAAACCGTAATTATCGATGTTCTTGCTCTTTTGAATTTCATCGTGATGGAGTAGGAAGCAATAATATTCGCGCAAAGTATCTGGGAATAGTCCCAGTAGTCGGTCTTATGGCTAGACCCTCTGGATTGAGATTTCATTCTCATATTCAGTGTAATCTAACAGATAACATTCTGTTGGGGAATCCCCGCGATTCTATCGCTGGGGAGTAG
- a CDS encoding 3-hydroxybutyrate dehydrogenase, whose translation MTRVALITGAASGIGRACAAKFAQQNIKVVIVDFQADQGQQVAQELQGFFVQADLTQPEDCRQAIDKTVEQYGQLDILVNNAGFQHIDTVADFPEETWHKMIALMLNAPFLLTKYAWYYLIKSGQGRIVNIGSVHSLTASPFKVGYVTAKHGLVGLTKVVALEGGEHGLTCNLVCPSYVRTPLVEKQILDQSRTLGIAPEEVEEKVFGGKTVIKDKRLFEPEDVANYVAFLCSPEAWGITGAMQVMDMAWTAH comes from the coding sequence ATGACTAGAGTGGCGTTAATTACCGGGGCGGCAAGTGGCATTGGTCGCGCTTGTGCAGCTAAATTTGCTCAACAAAATATTAAAGTAGTCATCGTAGATTTTCAAGCCGATCAAGGTCAACAAGTCGCTCAGGAATTACAAGGTTTTTTTGTTCAAGCTGATTTAACTCAACCCGAAGATTGTCGTCAGGCGATCGATAAAACGGTTGAGCAATATGGACAATTAGATATATTAGTTAATAATGCCGGTTTTCAACATATCGATACAGTGGCGGATTTTCCGGAGGAAACTTGGCATAAAATGATCGCTTTAATGTTGAATGCTCCTTTTTTATTGACTAAATATGCTTGGTATTATTTGATTAAGTCAGGACAAGGACGCATTGTCAATATTGGCAGTGTTCATAGTTTAACTGCTAGTCCGTTTAAAGTGGGATATGTGACCGCTAAACATGGGTTAGTGGGTTTGACTAAAGTGGTGGCACTCGAAGGGGGTGAACATGGGTTAACTTGTAATCTTGTCTGTCCCTCTTATGTGCGAACTCCTTTGGTTGAAAAGCAAATTTTGGATCAATCTCGGACTCTGGGAATTGCACCGGAAGAGGTTGAGGAAAAGGTATTTGGCGGCAAAACGGTTATCAAAGATAAACGGCTTTTTGAACCTGAAGATGTGGCCAATTATGTCGCTTTTTTATGTTCTCCTGAAGCTTGGGGAATTACCGGAGCAATGCAAGTGATGGATATGGCCTGGACTGCACATTAA
- a CDS encoding dihydrolipoamide acetyltransferase family protein, with the protein MIHDIFMPALSSTMTEGKIVSWVKSPGDKVVKGETVVVVESDKADMDVESFFDGYLAVIIVNAGEEAPVGAPIALVAETEAEIQQAQAQASSGQASAPAPQEAQPAPEPAMAAFASTPASSNAGSSAPSQTNGRLVASPRAKKLAKELGVDLKTIRGSGPHGRITGEDVEQAVGKAPQPAAQPISAPVSAPTPQPTPQPAPVPAVAAPVSVAPGEVVPFNTLQKAVVQNMMASMQAPMFRVGYTITTDALDDLYKKVKSKGVTMSALLAKAVALSLQKHPVVNASYTEKGIQYNSSINIAVAVAMPDGGLITPVLRNADQTDLYSLSRQWKDLVDRARAKQLQPEEYSTGTFTISNLGMFGVDRFDAILPVGQGSILAIGASRPQVVATPEGLLGVKRQMTVNITCDHRIIYGADAAGFLQDLAKIIETDPQSLTL; encoded by the coding sequence ATGATCCACGATATATTTATGCCCGCTCTCAGTTCTACTATGACCGAAGGGAAAATCGTCTCTTGGGTAAAATCTCCCGGAGATAAAGTGGTAAAAGGAGAAACAGTGGTCGTGGTCGAGTCAGACAAAGCCGACATGGATGTAGAATCCTTCTTTGATGGTTATTTAGCCGTTATTATTGTTAATGCCGGAGAAGAAGCCCCCGTCGGCGCTCCCATTGCCCTGGTAGCCGAAACCGAAGCAGAAATACAACAAGCCCAAGCCCAAGCCTCCTCTGGACAAGCCAGTGCCCCGGCTCCACAAGAAGCACAACCCGCCCCAGAACCGGCGATGGCTGCCTTTGCAAGCACTCCCGCCTCTAGTAATGCCGGGTCTTCTGCACCTAGCCAAACCAATGGCCGCCTTGTGGCCTCTCCCAGAGCCAAAAAACTCGCCAAAGAATTAGGAGTCGACCTCAAAACCATCAGAGGCAGTGGCCCTCATGGGAGAATTACAGGAGAAGATGTAGAACAGGCCGTCGGGAAAGCGCCCCAACCCGCAGCGCAACCCATTTCCGCCCCCGTTTCTGCCCCAACTCCTCAACCCACCCCTCAACCGGCTCCCGTTCCTGCTGTAGCCGCTCCCGTGAGTGTTGCACCTGGGGAAGTCGTGCCGTTTAACACCCTACAGAAAGCGGTGGTACAGAACATGATGGCGAGTATGCAAGCTCCGATGTTCCGGGTCGGATACACCATCACCACCGATGCCTTAGATGACTTGTATAAAAAAGTCAAAAGTAAAGGCGTGACCATGAGTGCTTTATTAGCTAAAGCGGTAGCCCTCAGCCTACAAAAGCATCCTGTTGTCAACGCAAGTTATACAGAAAAAGGAATACAATACAACTCCTCGATCAATATTGCGGTTGCTGTCGCCATGCCGGACGGAGGGTTAATTACCCCAGTCTTAAGAAACGCAGATCAAACCGATCTTTATTCTCTCTCCCGTCAGTGGAAAGATCTAGTCGATCGCGCCAGAGCCAAACAATTACAACCCGAAGAATATAGCACCGGAACCTTCACCATTTCTAACTTAGGAATGTTTGGGGTCGATCGCTTTGACGCTATTTTACCCGTAGGACAAGGGTCTATATTAGCCATTGGTGCATCCCGTCCCCAAGTCGTTGCTACTCCAGAAGGACTATTAGGAGTCAAACGTCAGATGACAGTTAACATCACCTGCGATCATCGTATTATTTATGGCGCTGATGCTGCCGGTTTCTTACAAGACTTAGCAAAAATCATTGAAACCGATCCTCAATCCTTAACCTTGTAA
- a CDS encoding AMP-dependent synthetase/ligase, with protein MSKLVDYSKINSLSEIWPIAKERFKDIVALHDPHSKPEVIITYTELCEQIEQFARGLQALGVESGAKIALFADNCPRWFIADQGIIMAGAVNAVRSSQAERQELLYIYTDSDSIALVVEDLKTLQKLRPELDQLNTQFVILLSDEYSPTDDPLKILNFKQLLDLGSNHPFNPVSRTKEDLATLLYTSGTTGKPKGVMLTHGNFLYEINSFGVAFQPDPGDRVLSILPSWHAYERTVEYYVLSQGSTQIYTNLRNFKNDLKQFKPHLMVGVPRLWESIYESIQKQFREQPAKKRKIVNFFLNLSENYVIAKRIANNFSLDHLDVSASERLMARVKATVLAPLHRVGDRLVYQKIREGVGGKVKAWISGGGSLARHIDTFYEIVNIPVLVGYGLTETSPVTNVRTLDHNVRGSSGPPLPRTEIRIVDPETRQDLPPKEKGLVLIRGPQVMQGYYKKPEATAKAIDPQGWFDSGDLGCVTPINDLVLTGRAKDTIVLSNGENIEPQPIEDACVRSPYIDQIMLVGQDQKALGALIVPNLDALSAWGKEQQLDLDIPDIHASRDRIKHSSLYDKPVQTLLRQELNQRVKDRPGYRIDDQIKVFELILEPFSIDNGMMTQTLKIKRPVVTERYRAIIDGMYSQ; from the coding sequence ATGAGTAAACTGGTTGATTATAGTAAAATAAACTCTTTATCGGAAATTTGGCCGATCGCTAAAGAACGATTTAAAGATATAGTTGCGCTTCATGACCCCCATAGTAAGCCAGAAGTTATCATTACATACACAGAACTCTGTGAGCAAATTGAGCAATTTGCCAGAGGACTACAAGCTTTAGGGGTTGAAAGCGGGGCAAAAATAGCCTTATTTGCTGATAACTGTCCACGTTGGTTCATTGCCGATCAAGGGATTATTATGGCCGGGGCAGTTAATGCGGTCAGATCCTCCCAAGCTGAACGGCAAGAGCTATTATACATCTATACCGACAGCGATAGCATCGCTCTTGTGGTAGAAGATTTAAAAACCCTACAAAAATTACGTCCAGAACTCGATCAACTTAACACTCAATTTGTGATTCTCCTCTCGGATGAATACTCCCCAACCGACGATCCCTTAAAAATTCTCAATTTTAAACAACTTCTAGACTTGGGATCTAACCATCCCTTTAACCCAGTTTCCCGCACAAAAGAAGACCTCGCTACCCTACTTTATACCTCCGGAACGACCGGAAAACCCAAAGGAGTGATGCTCACTCATGGAAATTTCTTGTATGAGATTAACTCGTTTGGGGTAGCATTTCAACCGGATCCGGGCGATCGAGTTTTAAGTATTTTACCCTCTTGGCACGCCTACGAAAGAACCGTCGAATATTACGTCCTTTCCCAAGGATCAACCCAAATTTATACCAATCTTCGCAACTTTAAAAACGACCTCAAACAGTTTAAACCCCATTTAATGGTAGGAGTTCCGCGACTGTGGGAGTCTATCTATGAAAGTATACAAAAACAATTCCGGGAACAACCCGCCAAAAAACGAAAAATAGTCAACTTTTTCCTCAACCTTTCTGAAAACTACGTTATTGCTAAACGCATTGCCAATAACTTCAGTTTAGATCATCTGGATGTTTCAGCAAGTGAGCGCCTTATGGCCAGAGTAAAAGCAACTGTACTTGCGCCTTTACACAGGGTTGGCGATCGCTTAGTCTATCAAAAAATTAGAGAAGGAGTAGGAGGAAAAGTCAAAGCATGGATCAGTGGAGGGGGATCATTAGCGAGACACATCGATACCTTTTATGAAATAGTCAATATTCCCGTCTTAGTCGGATATGGACTGACGGAAACTTCCCCAGTGACCAACGTGCGAACCCTGGATCACAATGTACGGGGATCATCAGGGCCACCCTTACCCCGAACCGAAATTCGCATCGTCGATCCGGAAACCCGACAAGACTTACCCCCCAAAGAAAAGGGGTTAGTTTTGATCCGAGGCCCTCAAGTGATGCAGGGGTATTATAAAAAACCCGAAGCAACCGCCAAAGCGATCGATCCGCAAGGATGGTTTGACAGTGGAGACTTAGGATGTGTCACCCCGATCAATGATTTAGTCTTGACTGGACGAGCCAAAGACACTATCGTTTTGAGTAATGGGGAAAATATCGAACCGCAACCGATCGAGGATGCTTGTGTTCGCAGTCCCTATATTGATCAGATCATGCTCGTCGGACAAGATCAAAAAGCGCTCGGCGCGTTAATTGTGCCTAATTTAGATGCTTTGAGTGCCTGGGGAAAAGAACAACAATTAGACTTAGATATTCCCGATATTCACGCCTCTAGAGACAGAATTAAACACAGTTCACTGTATGATAAACCGGTTCAGACCCTATTGCGTCAAGAATTAAACCAACGGGTCAAAGATCGTCCCGGATACCGAATAGATGACCAAATTAAAGTCTTTGAGTTAATTTTAGAACCCTTTTCCATAGACAATGGAATGATGACACAGACGTTAAAAATTAAGCGCCCGGTTGTAACTGAACGGTATCGCGCTATTATTGACGGGATGTATAGTCAATAG